Sequence from the Prunus persica cultivar Lovell chromosome G5, Prunus_persica_NCBIv2, whole genome shotgun sequence genome:
gattttTAAGTTGTATGGGGTGAGAAAAAAACAGGTTCTCTGGAAATAGGTTAGGAGTTTACAATAGATACATATTAGGTCCTCAAAGTTGTGAAGTATTTCGTCTTGTTGGCTTGAACCGAACTCAATCCAAGAGTGAGAACCAAACAGTGCTCAGAAGTCCTTACAATTTCCCAAAAATTTTAAGTTTCATTTGGGGTGAAAAATGGTGAAGTTAATATAGCAGGGGGGAACTATTTGAATTGTTCGAACTGGCCAAATCAAAACAATCAgaatgattttgttttgtttttacacTAAAAATGATTTTGAAGTGTTCATATAAACCGAATTTTTGCAACTAGTTTGATTTCATTCGGTTTAGTTTGGCCTAATtccacatatatacatatttccATAATTTGTTGAATCAAGTCAAGTGCCGGTGGCCTTACCAGAAATAGGTTGAGTCCTTGTTTTGGGTAATCTCTAAAAACGATCAACTTCAACCGAAACATGCCCGAGTTATCCGAAAATCTCGAGGGCAGACCcctaatttattttctcttagaatttcattttatttgaggtcattttgggatttgaaaacaaaagtatTTAAATGGACTTTTcagaacaagaaagaaagttaaaTGGATCttatggaaaataaaaaatacccaGCAGCCCACCTCTCTTTTTTCCCCCTTCTTCTTTGGTTACCTTCAGCCACCCTCTTTGGTACTTTGCTCCTGCTACTGCTATTTCTTCATTTCAAACCcccttcttctcttccttcagTTTTTCACTCTTCTTCTAAGCTTCTTGTTTTTCACAGTCCAAGTTTGTGTCTTTGAGTGcttgttttgttgattttctaCTTGTGCTCAAAGGGCCAAAATgtattttcctctttcttatGTATTTGCAGTGGTGATGTTTAGGGATTAACTATTCTATTCAGAGATTCATTGCCATAGCTAATAATTACAGAAGCTTCTATTCTAAAGTAAGCTGACCACCAACCAACTTTGTCCCACTCAGTTCTGTTTGGTTAGTACGAAGTTTTAGAATTAAGTAGCAACATTTTAAGTCATCAGTAATAAGTTGGTTGCTTGCTAAAATGTAGTTTGTCTACAAAAAAAAGATTTCTGTACTATGAGAATGaaaattttgcttttttttttttttttttttttggtcttctttaattttattttgtaattctGGGCTTGGTTTTACCTGTCTGGCTAACTGTAATCCTAATGCaacttaaatgtttttttgttaacCGTTCATCATACTAAATGTTAGTATTCTCCCACCccgcaacaaaaagaaaggggattgcaattttttatgttttctagTTGTTTAGAGCAAAGTTCGCAGTTCTTCTGTTCTTATTGGCCTAATAATAATAGTTagcattgtttttatttatttatttattgtatgtGTGTTATCTTCAATTGCTTAAAAACCATGTCTTTTAAGTTTGAATTGTCATTGATTAAacattttctttctcactCAGCGGTTCACCATGAACACCCTCTCATCATTCACAGCTCTCGACTCCAATCCACTCTCCAAGCCTCGCTCTTTGGGGCCCCACCACCACGAGCCCATTCACCTCCAGCGTCCCAGAAATGTTGTGGTATGCTCGGTGAAGCCCTCAGTTGCCCCTCCCTCATCTCTACGTGTGTCTGGGTCCCCCAACCAGGGGCTAAGTCGAATTGAGTCTCTAACCCAGGTCTCAGGCGTGTTGGGCTGCCAGTGGGGAGATGAAGGTAAAGGCAAACTTGTCGACATCTTGGCCCAACACTTTGACATCGTTGCTCGTTGTCAGGTAACAGAAAACTCTCATTTCTATAGCCAAATTTTGTGGTTTCCTGATTGGTTTTTGTATCTTTTCAGGGTGGAGCTAATGCTGGACACACCATTTACAATGCAGAGGGAAAGAAGTTTGCACTTCACCTTGTTCCCTCAGGTATCCTTAATGAAGAGACTCTTTGTGTTATTGGGAATGGAGTTGTGGTGCATCTACCAGGTCTCTTTAGGGAGATTGATGGCCTTGAATCTAATGGAGTCTCCTGCAAGGGAAGGATATTGGTCTCTGATCGTGCTCACCTCTTATTCGATTTCCACCAAGTAGTGGATGGGCTTCGAGAATATGAGCTTGCTAAATCTTTCATTGGCACTACCAAGAGAGGTATTGGACCTTGTTACTCTAACAAGGTTATCCGAAATGGCATTCGAGTCAGTGACTTGAGGCACATGGATACTTTCCCTCAGAAGCTAGATCTTCTATTATCAGATGCTGCATCGAGATTCCAAGGCTTTGACTATGGTCCTCATGTGCTCAAAGAAGAAGTTGAGAAGTACAAGCGATTTGCTGAGAGATTGGAACCCTTCATTGCTGATACTGTGTTTGTCGTGAATGAAGCCATCTccgagaagaaaaagattttgGTCGAAGGGGGTCAGGCAACAATGTTGGATATTGACTTTGGAACTTACCCCTTTGTAACATCCTCTACTCCTTCAGCCGGTGGAATTTGCACTGGTCTTGGCATTGCTCCCAGAGTTCTAGGCAATCTGGTTGGAGTGGTAAGTAGAAGGTCACTCTTGTAGTCGCATAATTGATTTTCATTTTACTGGTGTCATCATTGTCATCCTCACATTGCCTCAATGAGATGGGGTTAGAGGAATCAATTCCATGAGTAAACAGTATCTCCaactaaatttattatttcatgACATGTATTCTTGCAGTTAGTACAAAGGCCAATTGAGATGGTGAAGTAATGTTGCTAACTTGAAGTTCGTCTCTGTAGGTGAAAGCATACACTACAAGAGTTGGTTCTGGTCCTTTTCCCACAGAAATCTTGGATAAAGGGGGTGATCTCCTTAGGTTTGCTGGTCAGGAGTTTGGCACAACTACTGGTCGCCCTCGTCGTTGCGGTTGGCTTGATATAGCAGCACTGAAATACTGCTGTCAGATTAAtggcttttcttctctcaATCTCACCAAACTTGACGTTTTGTCGGATCTTCCTGAAATTCAGTTGGGTGTTGCCTACAAACAAATTGATGGTACACCAATCAAATCATTCCCTGCAGACCTTCGTGATCTTGAGCAGTTAAAGGCATGCCCTCGCCTCTCCCTTCTATTTGGATATGCTGTTTATCATTTGCTAAATatatactctctttttttgagTTATCAAACCCCTGcttatattttgatattttaaagaTGAAGTTTTTGTTTAACTTTTGTTGATGCCATTGTTTTTCTGAGTTTTTGGGTGGATATTTTTGATATCTTAAAAGACAAACTCTTGTTGATGCTGTTGATTTTCTATGTTTAGGTGGAATATGAAGTATTGCCTGGATGGAAGTCTGATATATCTTCTGTCAGAAACTATTCTGACCTTCCAAAGGCTGCACGCCAGTATGTGGAAAGGATAGAAGAACTTGTTGGCATACCCGTCCACTACATTGGTGTGGGGCCTGGACGCGATGCACTCATTTACAAATAATCATCacaatatttatttcctttagATTCCAGATGATGTTCAAACTATCAGAAGTAATACAGAACTTCTGGTGCTGGAGGAATTTATTCCCTTTTATGTCAGAAGCTTTTTTTTGGAATAGAATTAATTGTTCATGGTTATGAACATGATGCAACGCATTCTCCACCCGGTGAGGCCACATGAAGTCTATGTTGTGTTTAGTGGCTgggataatattttttttcagtaaCCTTAGGTTAGGCATGGTAGCAACTCTCCGCAGACTTGCTGTAGCTCGACTGAAGGATCTGTCAAAGATGTACTTGACACTGTATGGATCTTTCTTCTACTCATCTCCTTGATATACTTTCTAACATTGCATCATCACTACCTATAAGAGACTACATTAGCTTTGCACCTAACATGCCGTCCTTTCCTGAAAAATaatcttttgagtttttaaattattttatattagaaaATCCAAAAGATTATTGATTTGTTTATTCTCAGTATGATGTTTTACCAATATGGTAGCCCCTATGAGTGTGTTTTCCCCAGTGTTTTTGAATGGTGTGGTTCCCCTCATTTAGAAAGTTCACATGTTTTACTCTAAAGTTTAACAACATATGTGGCTATGTAtgtgcaaagaaaattttagtGTTTCTTACTTTTCTACTATTTTTCACATTTTGTTAACTTCATTTCCATAGACActtctattttatttgtttagtgaATGCTGCGTGGTTCAGCTCAAtaagttttgattttcttttgtttgcttcagcaAATCGAGCTGTGGAAGTGAATGAAATGTGGCGACTCTtaaaagaaagatgaagatgagagCAGAAATGAGAGAAGCCACAGAGACAGTAACTGTCCGAGAAGCAGTAGCAAGGGGCATGCTATGCTGTCGCGGATGACAACCGTCGCTAGTCCTACCTACTTACTCatcaagaaaaagagaatatgagaGCTGCCATGCCATtcaagaggagaagaaaatggtcTAAGAGATGTAGTTGAAGAATTTTTACACATTTCTTGATATGGCAGGGTCAAGCGTTGGATCAAGGATGGATGAAACAGATCGTTATCTTGTCCATTGTCCAGAGAAGCTGACGCAGCACAAGCACAAAGGTTTCAAGCGAAACCTTGAGTAACAATAAAACTGGATTCCAccagaaaattaagagaagcTCTCTTGGaataatgttattaaaaaCTGAGTTGCCAGAAACATTAGACAAACCTGTCTAAATACACAATTCTCAACAACCCTCAACCCTTCAACTACTAGGGGAGTTATtacataaaactgaaaaaacaggattaatttggagtcttAATAACGTAACTCCTAAACTGTccaaaacagaatttattggaaaattaaCTACCAAACTTTAACTGCagttttggaaggccaaacgACCTCAGAATGCCAAAATCCACCTTATGTCACGGCAAAGTTGTGAGTTACACTCGTGGCGTCGTTCCCTTTTCGAAAAGGTATTTTGCGTCCTAATCGGAGCTTGGACGACAAAACTGCATATTCCCGCTACGTCCTTTTTCTAGCTCAACCGCGATAAAATCTGccatctgttctacatcaGTCCCCTCCACCTCCGAGGAACTCGACCCCGAGTTATGATTTGGATAAAGGACCTCATCTTCACGGAACTCATATAAATCTgcaacattaaaaatattggaTATTCCCATGGAATCCGGTAACTCAATAACATAGGCATTATCATTGATCCGTTTGAGCACTTTGTAAGGaccatatttttttggtttaagctTGCTATATGTGCCAACTGGAAACCTCTCCTTCCTCAGAAatatcatcacagaatcaccTTCCTGAAACACTTTAACTCGCCTATGCTTATCCGCAGCAGCTTTGTACTTAGCATTAGTTTGCTCAAGTTTCTGCTTGACTTCATCTCGAACAGCCACTACTTCCTCTGCCAAATTTTTCGCTGCCACACTGGTTTGTTGGCCTCTAGGCAGTTTCACCAAATCTACAACATGGTTAGGCATAGCAGTAtaaacaatggaaaatggaGACTTCCCGGTGGCACTATGGACTGCACTGTTATACGCAAACTCCACCTGCGGTAATGCATAATCCCATTGTTTTGGCTTTTCTCCACAGACGCTGCGTACCATATTGCCCAATGTTCGGTTTGTAACCTCAGTCTGGCCATCGGTTTGGGGATGGGCAGTGCTGCTACGATTCAAAGTAGTCCCAAACAGCCTCCACAAGGTGATCCAAAAATGGCTCAAGAACTTGGTGTCACGATCGGATGTAATGGATGTAGGGACCCCATGCAAGCGAACAACCTCCCTGAAAAACAGTTTGGCTATATTTGATGCATCAGCAGTCTTCCTGCAAGCTATGAAATGCGCCATTTTTGAGAACCGATCAACCACCACAAATACAGAATCCACTCCCCTTTGTGTTCGGGGCAAGCCGAGGACAAAATCCATAGCAAGATCCTGCCAAATATCGTTAGGAACTGGTAATGGCATATATAATCCGGTGTTTTGTACCTGCCCCTTCGAAGTTTGACAAGTGTAGCACTTGCGCACAATAGTTCCAACATCTCGTTTGAGTTGTGGCCAGTAAAATCTCTCTTCCATCCCTGCAATTGTTTTATCACGACCCAGGTGGCCACTCAACCCTCCACCATGCAAGTCCCGAATGAGCTTCTCCCTCAAAGAGGACACTGGAATACACAACTGGTTGCCTTTGAACAAGTATCCTTCATTAAGAAAGTAATCTGCCATCGGCTCTTGATTGGTGCACTTAGTCCAAATTTCCCCGAAATCAGCATCACCTTCATACAATTCCTTCAGACATTCAAACCCCACAACTTCTTGAGTCAGCGTGATTAACAATGAAGCTCTTCTACTTAGCGCATCCGCCACACGATTTGTCTTGCCGGAAGTATGCTTGATAACGAACGAAAATTTCTGCAAGAAAGTCACCCATCTAGCATGCattttatcaatatttttctGGCTGTTAATATACTTCAACGCTTGATGATctgtaaataaaacaaattcctTCTGGATAAGATAGTGCTCCCATTGCTTCAAAGCTCGAACAACCGCATAGAACTCTTGGTCATAAGTACTCCACTTTTGACGCGCATCGCTCAATTTTTCAGAGAAGAATGCAACTGGCCGCTTGTCTTGTGAAAGCACAGCTCCGACTCCCACACCGCTGGCATCACATTCAACTTCGAAAACTTTCTCAAAGTTTGGAAGGGCTAGAACCGGCGCTGTGCaaagcttttcttttatgtctGCAAAGCTTCTCTCTTGCTCCTCTCCCCAACTGAATCGGCCCTTCTTCAAACACTCTGTGATAGGTGCAACGATGGAGCTGAAATGCCTCACAAATCTCCTGTAAAAGGTGGCCAAGCCATGGAAACTTCGAACTTCAGAAACTGTTTTTGGAGCTGGCCAGTCAAGGATTGCCTTGATCTTCTCGTCGTCAACCTGGATACCATGCtcaccaacaacaaaacccaagaacAGTAGCTTATTTGTGCAGAAAGTACATTTTTTAAGGTTCACAAACagtttattttctctcaaaacgtCTAAAACTTGCCTCAAATGCACAAGATGTTCTTCTTTTGTGGTGCTGTAAATTAAAATGTCATCGAAATAAACCACGACAAAAGAGCCAATAAATGGTCGAAGAACCTGATTCATGAGTCTCATGAAGGTGCTAGGCGTATTTGACAATCCGAATGGCATCACTAACCATTCAAATAATCCGTCCTTGCTCTTGAACGCTGTTTTCCATTCGTCGCCAGGTCTGATGCGAATCTGGTGGTAACCGCTTCGCAAATCTATCTTGGAAAACACCTTTGAACCGCTAAGAACATCCAGCATATCCTCCAATCGTGGAATGGGAAACCTGTACTTCACTGTTATCTTGTTGATTGCTCGGCTATCAACACACATTCGCCAAGTCTTGTCTTTCTTCGGAACCAACAAAACAGGAACTGCGCAGGGACTCAAACTCTCCCTGATAAATCCCTTCCGCAGTAATTCTTCAATCTGCTCTCTGAGGATGTCATTCTCTTTGGGGCTCATCCGATAATGGGGCAGATTCTGAAGGCTAGCTCCAGGCACCAAGTCAATTCGGTGTTGTATGTCCCGCATAGGTGGCAGCTCGTTTGGCAGattttcagaaaataattCCTGAAATTGAGACAAAATCTGCTGCACATCTTGTGGAATGTCACCTTCTCCTCTGCCAAGTTTCAACAACCCCTTCAACACCAAGGGACAAAAACACTCCGCTTCCTTGACTGCCTCGTTCAACTCCTGCTCGTTGCTAATTAGGGTTAGAAAGCTAGAACTCCTCGTCTTGACCTCAACAGAGGGTTTTGAGGGCTGTGTAGTTGTCATTGCAATTTTCCGGTTGTTCCAAGAGAACAGAATGACATTATCTCGTCCCTTGAAAGTCGCATCCACATCAAATTGCCAAGGACGCCCTAATAAAATATGGCATGCATCCATGTCAATAACATCACATAAGACTTCATCTCTGTAATGCTTACCAATAGACAGCGGCACACGGCAAGTCTCAGCTACACGAACCGAAGGGCCTTTTTTAACCCAACCTAGTGAGTAAGGGCTGACATGTGGCTCCGTTGATAGCTGCAAATATTccaccaatttctttgacacgAAATTCTCGCAACTTCCATTGTCGACGATCACATCACAAACCTTGTTTTTGATTGAGCAGAGGGAACGAAAAATACTATGACGCTGCCCCTCCTCCCTTGGTGCCAAAAGAACTCTCTGCAAAACAAGGGTAATCTTCTCCATTCCTTCTTCAACTGCAAATTCAGCCCCTGCATAATCATTTTCCCCGACTTCATcgttttcttcatcttcatcggCTTCTTCGATAAAGTTAGCCTGCTTCAGCTCTGGACAAACATTAGAACGATGCCCTGGTTTTTGGCAACGGTAACATATGTCCGTCATGGGCTTAGCATACAGATTCTGGGACTGGTTTCGGGGCTGCCCTCTGTTGTAATTCCGGCTGCTACCCTCgttgaagtttttgttttggccaACTGTTGTTGGTTTTGTCATCCCTCCAGAACTCTGCTGCTGTGCTTTCCCCTTATCTCCTGCGCCACTAGAAGCACCAGCAGTATAATCAGAGGCTTCCGTCGTATTCCTGCGGAAGTTGGGTTGGCGTTTCTCCTTCTCCAACAGTTCAGCCTTCAATGCCATGTTAATCGCCTCCTGCAAAGTCCATATATTTTGCATGCCAATTTTTTCCTGGATGGAGATTTTCAGCCCATTGTTGTACCTTGCGACCTTTTGATTGTCAGTCTCGGTCAAATGGTTTCGCTCTGCCAAACGCATGAACTCTTCGGTATACTCAGAAACCGAATGGGTGCCTTGCGCACAGCCTAGGTACATACGGTAGAGAATCTGCTCATAATCTGTGGGCAAGAATTGTTCCATCATAAGCGACTTCATCTTCCGCCATGTTCGAACCCTCTGTTTTCCTTGCCTCTGCCGTAAATTTTGCAATTGATCCCACCAAACAGCCGCTGTAGCTTTAAGACGGAAAGCTACCATCTTCACCATCTTATGCTCAGGAACCTCCATAATATCGAAAAACCTCTCCACTTCTACAAGCCAATCCAAGAAGTCTTcaatcttcagatttccccaAAAGTTAGGAATTTCTGCTTTAATCCGATAATCGCCAAAATTCTCGTAATTACGATTATGATGACGAGGATTATTAGCCGGCGGTGGTGGTTCTTCAAGTTCTTCTTCTGACTCTGACTCACTATCCGGATTAAGTTGCCTCATATTGTCTCTTCTCTCGCCATCTCTTCTTTCGTTATCTCTGCCTTCTCTCCTATTGTTGCCACCAAGAGCTTGCAACAACAATTCTCGCATCTCCCCAAATTGGTTGGTTAGGTTGTC
This genomic interval carries:
- the LOC18777760 gene encoding adenylosuccinate synthetase 2, chloroplastic — protein: MNTLSSFTALDSNPLSKPRSLGPHHHEPIHLQRPRNVVVCSVKPSVAPPSSLRVSGSPNQGLSRIESLTQVSGVLGCQWGDEGKGKLVDILAQHFDIVARCQGGANAGHTIYNAEGKKFALHLVPSGILNEETLCVIGNGVVVHLPGLFREIDGLESNGVSCKGRILVSDRAHLLFDFHQVVDGLREYELAKSFIGTTKRGIGPCYSNKVIRNGIRVSDLRHMDTFPQKLDLLLSDAASRFQGFDYGPHVLKEEVEKYKRFAERLEPFIADTVFVVNEAISEKKKILVEGGQATMLDIDFGTYPFVTSSTPSAGGICTGLGIAPRVLGNLVGVVKAYTTRVGSGPFPTEILDKGGDLLRFAGQEFGTTTGRPRRCGWLDIAALKYCCQINGFSSLNLTKLDVLSDLPEIQLGVAYKQIDGTPIKSFPADLRDLEQLKVEYEVLPGWKSDISSVRNYSDLPKAARQYVERIEELVGIPVHYIGVGPGRDALIYK